A window of Rhizobium tumorigenes genomic DNA:
TGGGAGACCAGCGCACGAGCGGTCTCGACGCCAAGCCCGGATGAGACACCGGTGACAAGGACACGCTTGCCCGTCAGATCCAGGCCAGACAGCACGTTCCCAGTGGTAGAATGCTTTCCAAAGATTCTCATGATCCCCTCCTTTTCGAATGCACGGCCGTGGCAGGTCAGCTCTTGTGAACGACTTCGAAGGAATAGCCGTCGGGATCGACCACGTCGGCTGCGTAATAGCCGGGATAGTACTCCAGTCGTGCACGTGGGGAGATGTTGTTCTTGGCGCCTGCCGCGATGGCGGCCTCGTAGAACGTGTCGACGAGTGCATTGCTGCCGGCCTTGAAGCCCCAGTGGATCGCGTCAGGGTTGAGAGTTCCCTGCTTCAGCCAAAAGATGGCACTCTGGCCGTCGCCAAAACCCCAGAGATCCGGATGGCCGTTTTCGCCTTTGAACGGCATGAAGAACTTGATGTCCAACGGCTTGAGTGCCGCTTCGTAGAACGCGAGCGATGTTTTGATGTCGCTGACGGTCAAGATGATGTGGTCGAGCATGGGGATGTCCTGTCCTTTGGTATTCATGTGTGAAACGCCGCCTCATCCCGGAAAGGGGACGACCGCGAAGCTGGTTGTCTTTCCCCGCGATTTGCACTAACGTTTCGTAAGCAAGTTCTACGTTGTCAGTGGAAACTCCGCAAGAACGCACGTCAATGTTGGGAACTAACAGCGAGGTAAGTATGCGTAAAAGCACCGCAAAAATTCAGCTTGAGCCCGGTCTTCTGTGCCGCAACGAAGATCCGATCGCCTTCCGTGAACTACTGACCAAGGTGGGTGACAAGTGGAGTATCTTCACAATGCTTGCACTTTCCATGCTTCCCGGCGAGCGCGCTCGGTTCTCGGAACTCAAGAGATCCATTCCGACAATATCCGAGAGAATGCTGGCATTGACGCTGCGCAACCTGGAGCGCGATGGGCTGGTGACGAGGGAGCTTTTTCCCGAGGTTCCGCCACGGGTAGAGTATGAACTCACCGCCATGGGCAAGAGCTTGTTGCCAGCATTGCAAGGCTTGGTGGACTGGGTTGCCGCGTATTCGGACAAGGTGAAAGTCGCCCGGAACGTCTTTGATTCCAAGTGATCGCGACGAACATTGCTATCCCCTGCTCATCGGCACACCAGCCTGGAAATCACAGCGGCCCAACGTCCTCTAGAGGAAACCGAAATGCAGATGATTCCGAGAGATCCCAGCGATGGCATCTATCCGACGACAGATTACGTGCACGCGATGGAAGTCAGCGGCGCGGCACGATTCCTCTTTCTCAGCGGCACTATGGGGCTTGATACCGATGGCAATGCTCCACCCGGCCTGGAGGAGTAGTTAGAGCTGGTCTGGTCCAATATCCGGCGGATCCTCGCGGAAGCAAACATGACAACGGACAATATCGTGCGCCTGACCAGCTATCTTCGCGATGCTTCGTATTCGACTGCAAATCAGAATGCCCGCATCAAGGCATTGGGTGATCGGCGCATCCCGACCACCGCAGTCGTGGCTGGCACGCTCTTATCGGATTGGCTGGTTGAGATTGAAGTGATCGCCGCCGCGTGACGGCGAATGTGATCGGACGCCTTGAACGGAATCGAACCATTGCCGCCTCGGGCAAGAAAGAGAACAACCTGTCTTTCTCTATGGGTCGTTTCACACCTAGATCCATTGCTTGATCGGGGTCATTCGTGAAGGACTTTGACATCACCGTACCATCAAATGCCTAAGCTCCTCCGACAGCGGAGCGTCAACTGACAAATCCTTTCGAATCAGGCCATGACTCCATCGTTTGTAGGAGCGTGGCGCATGCCATGGGGGACAGTCGACAATGGGATACCAGCAGACGCCGACAACTAGCACTCCATGGAATGTGGCTATGTTGACCTGATCCAACACATGGCGCAACCAGCTTCCCTTATGCAGGCCGGGATGCCGCCGATGATGAACGGGATGCCCATCATGCCAGCTTGTCTCGGATACCATGATCGGCTTGCGATAGCGACGCCATGTTTTCATCAGGACCTTCGCCAAGGCTGTCCGAGCGGTATGCGGATAATAGTTGACGCCCACGACGTCGACGCCGACAGCCGCCATGATGGCGTCCGTTGCCTCGAACTGTCGGTCACCCACTCCGGTGATAGGATCATTGGTCAGGATACCAACATCCGGATGATGATCGCGGGCGACACGGGCCATTGTAACCGCCATCTCGATTGCTTCATGCTTGGGCATTTTCGCGATAGCGGGGTAAAGCGATGGTTCGTTGACCGGGCAGAGCCAAAGTTTCTCCGGACCATTAATTGCAAGTGCCTTTTCG
This region includes:
- a CDS encoding VOC family protein codes for the protein MLDHIILTVSDIKTSLAFYEAALKPLDIKFFMPFKGENGHPDLWGFGDGQSAIFWLKQGTLNPDAIHWGFKAGSNALVDTFYEAAIAAGAKNNISPRARLEYYPGYYAADVVDPDGYSFEVVHKS
- a CDS encoding winged helix-turn-helix transcriptional regulator, coding for MRKSTAKIQLEPGLLCRNEDPIAFRELLTKVGDKWSIFTMLALSMLPGERARFSELKRSIPTISERMLALTLRNLERDGLVTRELFPEVPPRVEYELTAMGKSLLPALQGLVDWVAAYSDKVKVARNVFDSK
- a CDS encoding glycosyl hydrolase 53 family protein, producing the protein MAEHYRIVRDHGLLTVRDGLVPGHSVRERLLAAKDAGLEVIWDLSHYHRNEDPIRCARLASEKALAINGPEKLWLCPVNEPSLYPAIAKMPKHEAIEMAVTMARVARDHHPDVGILTNDPITGVGDRQFEATDAIMAAVGVDVVGVNYYPHTARTALAKVLMKTWRRYRKPIMVSETSWHDGHPVHHRRHPGLHKGSWLRHVLDQVNIATFHGVLVVGVCWYPIVDCPPWHAPRSYKRWSHGLIRKDLSVDAPLSEELRHLMVR